A single window of Rhizobium sp. SL42 DNA harbors:
- a CDS encoding Hsp70 family protein, whose product MAHALGLDFGTTNTVIAQAENLEQTHSIRYTSPAGTSDSMRTALSFLKDRQLGAGALKVEAGQAAIRTFIDNPGECRFLQSIKTFAASAVFQGTLVHARRFQFEDLMEVFLKRLEAYAGDGWPSDAKRLVAGRPVHFAGASADPALATTRYNEALSRLGFPEIHYVYEPVAAAFYFAQNLKQDATVLVADFGGGTTDFSLIRFETAGGKLSARPLGHSGVGIAGDQFDARIIDQLVAPEIGKGSQFKSFGKLLDVPSNYYLSFSRWNQLSVFKTMKEFTDLQSLVRQAVEPDKLELFIELIEHDEGYPLYQAVSATKMALSSADEAEFRFAPLGKAGEKRVTRAEFESWIAEDLSRMEAALDQLLTETSTTTGEIDKVFLTGGTSFVPAVRDIFKRRFAADKIETGGELVSIAHGLALIGERDDISQWTA is encoded by the coding sequence ATGGCACACGCGCTTGGGCTCGATTTCGGCACGACCAATACGGTAATCGCGCAGGCCGAAAACCTGGAGCAGACCCATTCGATCCGCTATACCTCGCCGGCCGGCACGTCCGACAGCATGCGCACGGCGCTCTCCTTCCTCAAGGATCGCCAGCTCGGTGCAGGCGCGCTCAAGGTCGAGGCCGGGCAGGCCGCCATCCGCACCTTCATCGACAATCCCGGCGAATGTCGATTCCTGCAGTCGATCAAGACCTTTGCCGCCTCCGCGGTGTTCCAGGGCACGCTGGTGCATGCAAGGCGCTTCCAGTTCGAGGACCTGATGGAGGTTTTCCTCAAGCGCCTTGAGGCTTATGCCGGCGACGGCTGGCCGAGCGACGCCAAGCGGCTGGTCGCCGGACGCCCGGTACATTTTGCCGGCGCAAGCGCCGATCCGGCGCTCGCCACCACCCGCTACAACGAAGCCCTGTCGCGGCTCGGCTTCCCCGAGATCCACTATGTCTACGAGCCGGTAGCGGCGGCCTTCTACTTCGCCCAAAACCTGAAGCAGGACGCGACAGTGCTCGTCGCCGACTTCGGCGGCGGCACCACCGACTTCTCGCTGATCCGCTTCGAAACCGCCGGCGGCAAGCTATCGGCACGGCCGCTCGGCCATTCCGGTGTCGGCATCGCCGGCGACCAGTTCGATGCCCGCATCATCGACCAGTTGGTCGCGCCGGAAATCGGCAAGGGCAGTCAGTTCAAGAGCTTCGGCAAGCTGCTCGACGTGCCGAGCAACTACTATCTGTCGTTCTCGCGCTGGAACCAGTTGTCGGTGTTCAAGACGATGAAGGAATTTACCGATCTGCAGTCGCTGGTGCGTCAGGCTGTCGAGCCGGACAAGCTCGAGCTATTCATCGAACTGATCGAACATGACGAGGGCTACCCGCTCTATCAGGCGGTCTCGGCCACCAAGATGGCGCTGTCGTCGGCCGACGAGGCTGAGTTCCGCTTCGCACCGCTTGGCAAGGCCGGCGAAAAGCGGGTCACCCGCGCCGAGTTCGAAAGCTGGATCGCCGAAGACCTTTCGCGCATGGAAGCGGCGCTCGACCAGCTTTTGACCGAGACCAGCACAACGACCGGCGAGATCGACAAGGTCTTCCTCACCGGCGGCACGTCCTTCGTGCCGGCCGTGCGCGACATCTTCAAGCGGCGCTTTGCCGCCGACAAGATCGAAACCGGTGGTGAACTCGTGTCGATCGCCCATGGTCTTGCCCTGATCGGCGAGCGCGACGACATCAGTCAGTGGACAGCCTGA
- a CDS encoding SDR family oxidoreductase yields the protein MDFGISGKRALVLAASRGLGLGIAKVLAAEGVHVLICGRTEDKLKANVAAIQASGGKADYVVADLADAHFVDTMLSAVHHKLGGIDILVNNTGGPTPGTVEDMDAEKLYNFFQSMVVRVITLTNALVPLMKTQGFGRILTVASSGVFEPIPNLALSNTLRGALVGWNKTLSSEVASYGVTANMLLPGRIHTDRIDELDGANAKRSGKSLEEIRSASVKSIPAQRLGTVEEFAAAGAFLCSAQASYITGTMLRVDGGAAKSN from the coding sequence ATGGATTTCGGTATTTCCGGTAAACGCGCTCTCGTACTCGCCGCTTCGCGCGGCCTTGGCCTCGGCATCGCCAAGGTCCTTGCGGCTGAAGGCGTGCATGTGCTGATCTGCGGCCGCACGGAAGACAAGCTGAAGGCCAATGTCGCGGCGATCCAGGCTTCCGGCGGCAAGGCTGACTATGTCGTTGCCGATCTCGCCGACGCGCATTTCGTCGATACCATGCTTTCGGCAGTGCATCACAAGCTCGGCGGCATCGACATCCTGGTCAATAATACCGGTGGGCCGACCCCCGGCACGGTCGAGGATATGGATGCCGAGAAGCTCTACAACTTCTTCCAGTCCATGGTCGTGCGCGTCATCACGCTCACCAATGCGCTCGTGCCGCTGATGAAGACGCAAGGCTTCGGCCGCATCCTCACCGTCGCGTCCTCGGGCGTGTTCGAGCCGATCCCGAACCTTGCGCTGTCCAACACGCTGCGCGGCGCGCTCGTCGGCTGGAACAAGACGTTGTCCTCGGAGGTCGCCTCCTATGGCGTGACGGCCAACATGCTGCTGCCCGGCCGGATCCACACCGACCGCATCGATGAACTCGACGGCGCCAATGCCAAGCGTAGCGGCAAGTCGCTGGAGGAAATCCGCAGCGCTTCGGTCAAGTCGATCCCGGCCCAGCGACTGGGCACCGTCGAGGAATTCGCCGCAGCCGGCGCCTTCCTCTGCTCGGCCCAGGCCAGCTACATCACCGGCACCATGCTGCGCGTCGACGGCGGCGCGGCGAAATCGAACTGA
- a CDS encoding DMT family transporter, whose product MAFADPDPLRGIILKICSVTVFVGMQTCIKLAGTGIPAGQISFHRSAFAILPIMLYLGWRGELRQALQTDNPFGHVKRALLGVFAMGAGFYGLVHLPLPDSIAIGYAMPLIAVVFAAVFLGETVRLYRWTAVVVGMIGVLIISLPKLSLFGDGEMGSEQAFGAIAVLVAAMLGAAAMLQVRQLVRVEKTSTIVLFFSVIAALLSACTWFFGWVELSWTALGLLAIAGFCGGLGQILLTESYRFADVSTIAPFEYCSIIMGSVIAYILFDDIPTSTTLIGAAIVVGAGIFIIFREHQLGLERRAARKASTPQG is encoded by the coding sequence ATGGCATTTGCCGACCCTGATCCGCTTCGCGGCATTATCCTGAAAATCTGTTCCGTCACCGTTTTCGTCGGCATGCAAACCTGCATCAAGCTTGCCGGTACCGGCATTCCGGCGGGCCAGATCAGCTTTCACCGATCGGCATTCGCCATCCTGCCGATCATGCTCTATCTCGGCTGGCGGGGCGAATTGCGCCAGGCGCTGCAGACTGACAATCCCTTCGGCCACGTCAAGCGCGCGCTTCTCGGCGTGTTTGCCATGGGCGCCGGTTTCTACGGCCTCGTGCATCTGCCGCTGCCGGATTCGATCGCCATAGGCTACGCCATGCCGCTGATTGCCGTCGTGTTCGCCGCGGTCTTTCTCGGCGAAACGGTAAGGCTTTACCGCTGGACCGCCGTCGTGGTCGGCATGATCGGGGTGCTGATCATATCGCTACCGAAGCTGAGTCTGTTCGGTGATGGCGAAATGGGATCGGAACAGGCTTTCGGCGCCATTGCCGTGCTTGTCGCCGCAATGCTCGGTGCTGCCGCCATGCTGCAGGTCCGCCAGCTCGTGCGGGTGGAAAAGACCTCGACAATCGTCCTGTTCTTTTCCGTCATCGCGGCTTTGCTCTCCGCCTGCACCTGGTTCTTCGGTTGGGTCGAGCTGTCGTGGACCGCGCTCGGCCTCCTGGCGATTGCCGGCTTCTGCGGTGGGCTGGGGCAGATCCTGCTGACCGAGAGCTATCGCTTCGCCGATGTTTCGACGATCGCCCCGTTCGAATACTGTTCGATCATCATGGGCTCGGTCATCGCCTATATCCTGTTCGACGACATCCCGACCTCGACCACGTTGATCGGGGCGGCGATCGTGGTCGGCGCCGGGATCTTCATCATCTTCCGCGAGCACCAGCTGGGCCTCGAGCGCCGTGCGGCGCGCAAGGCCTCGACCCCGCAGGGCTGA
- a CDS encoding methyl-accepting chemotaxis protein has protein sequence MTQTAAKTAPFAAELATPRSMRLITESIGADLEQFSADNTHVVRQIRLLAINALIEAARAGESGKGFAVVANEVQRLAQGAADIADRFQENVLTRIGLSRSMADALVEEMEGVRLIDLAQTLVQFIVRNLFERTADVRWWATDSALWGALAQPSADAFAHAAERLGVINRFYTVYLDLVMTDTKGRVVASANPKHQRKTKDCNLATEAWFKAARECKSGDDYVVDEVRRSALHDDRDVLVYATGIRDGGRSDGALVGTLGVYFDWQGQGTAIVEKEANLPPQIAEKTEVLLLDGNNMVIASSRPQRAYTHFALHNPQRAMRGSYYDNNGAIVAFARTLGYEDYDGLGWYGVIIQQSDSDDAIRRQLSLK, from the coding sequence ATGACACAGACAGCGGCCAAAACAGCCCCCTTCGCAGCCGAACTCGCCACGCCCCGTTCCATGCGGCTGATCACCGAGAGCATCGGCGCGGATCTTGAACAGTTCAGCGCCGACAATACTCATGTCGTGCGGCAGATCAGGCTGCTCGCCATCAATGCGCTGATCGAGGCGGCGCGGGCCGGCGAAAGCGGCAAAGGCTTTGCCGTCGTTGCCAACGAGGTCCAGCGACTGGCACAGGGCGCGGCCGACATTGCCGATCGCTTCCAGGAAAACGTGCTGACCCGCATTGGTCTCAGCCGGTCGATGGCCGATGCACTGGTCGAGGAAATGGAAGGCGTGCGGCTGATAGATCTGGCCCAGACGCTGGTGCAGTTCATCGTCCGCAACCTGTTCGAACGCACCGCGGATGTGCGCTGGTGGGCGACGGACTCGGCGCTCTGGGGCGCGCTGGCGCAGCCTTCGGCCGACGCCTTTGCCCATGCCGCCGAGAGGTTGGGCGTAATCAATCGCTTCTACACCGTGTATCTCGATCTTGTCATGACCGACACCAAGGGGCGGGTCGTCGCCTCGGCCAACCCGAAACACCAGCGCAAGACGAAGGATTGCAATCTTGCCACCGAAGCCTGGTTCAAGGCGGCGCGCGAATGCAAGAGCGGTGACGATTATGTCGTCGACGAAGTCAGGCGCAGCGCCCTGCATGACGATCGCGACGTGCTCGTCTATGCCACAGGCATCCGCGACGGCGGCCGCAGCGATGGCGCGCTTGTCGGCACGCTCGGCGTCTATTTCGACTGGCAGGGCCAGGGCACGGCCATCGTCGAGAAGGAAGCCAACCTGCCGCCGCAGATTGCCGAAAAGACGGAAGTCCTGCTGCTCGACGGCAATAACATGGTGATCGCCTCGAGCCGGCCGCAGCGCGCCTATACGCATTTCGCCCTGCACAATCCGCAGCGCGCCATGCGTGGCAGTTACTATGACAACAACGGCGCAATCGTCGCCTTCGCCCGGACCCTTGGTTACGAGGATTACGATGGCCTCGGCTGGTACGGCGTCATCATCCAGCAATCCGACAGCGACGACGCGATCCGTCGCCAATTGTCGCTGAAGTAA
- a CDS encoding uracil-DNA glycosylase, producing MIQARDMTHAELAALLHFHAEAGVEWLVEDQPIDRIAAFAAEKTARQVARTAPEPQAASAAQAQRGTSANERQAARPAPSLSSALPAIPDENAVAEARFAAESARSLAELKTAIEGFASCNLKTSARSTISAAGGAESGIMLIGPMPNADDDREGQAFSGRAGLMLDRMLAAIGQTRETVTITTIIPWRPPGDRMPSVPECAICRPFIERQIALAAPKQVLVLGNFAARFFFGENGTIHALRGQWRSLGAGGHAVQSMATLHPQELLTAPASKALAWQDLLAFAARIQTGETD from the coding sequence ATGATCCAAGCCCGTGACATGACGCATGCCGAACTGGCCGCGCTTTTGCATTTCCATGCGGAAGCCGGGGTCGAGTGGCTGGTCGAAGATCAGCCGATCGACAGGATCGCAGCCTTTGCCGCGGAGAAGACGGCACGGCAGGTCGCGCGGACAGCGCCCGAGCCGCAAGCGGCCTCCGCTGCGCAGGCACAACGCGGAACATCCGCGAATGAACGCCAGGCGGCACGGCCGGCCCCGTCGCTGTCCTCTGCCCTGCCCGCCATTCCCGATGAAAACGCCGTGGCGGAAGCCCGTTTTGCCGCTGAAAGCGCACGCTCGCTGGCTGAACTGAAGACGGCCATCGAAGGCTTTGCCAGCTGCAACCTGAAAACCAGCGCCCGCTCGACCATCTCGGCCGCGGGCGGTGCTGAATCCGGGATCATGCTGATCGGGCCGATGCCCAACGCCGATGACGACCGCGAGGGACAGGCCTTTTCCGGACGCGCCGGCCTCATGCTCGACCGGATGCTGGCCGCAATCGGCCAGACCCGCGAGACGGTGACGATCACCACCATCATTCCCTGGCGCCCGCCCGGCGACCGCATGCCGTCCGTTCCGGAATGCGCGATCTGCCGGCCGTTCATCGAACGACAGATCGCGCTTGCCGCACCGAAACAGGTGCTGGTGCTCGGGAATTTTGCCGCACGATTCTTTTTTGGCGAGAACGGCACGATCCATGCCCTGCGCGGACAGTGGCGCTCGCTTGGCGCCGGCGGCCACGCGGTGCAATCCATGGCAACCCTGCATCCGCAAGAGCTGTTGACCGCGCCGGCCAGCAAGGCATTGGCCTGGCAGGATCTTTTGGCCTTTGCCGCGCGGATCCAAACCGGCGAAACTGACTAA
- a CDS encoding MFS transporter: protein MINSLASIATLMFSTLLMMAGFGLMGFMLPIRSISEGWSTFTISVIATGYTFGFTVSCIVTPIFVRRVGHVRVFGALITLLTVSILLCALVVEWWAWMIFRGMSGFAIAGAYLLIESWLNERVNNANRGALFSVYMVTCLVGSIGGQYIVPLGNPDGPELFMVCALIFSLALFPVALSTAQSPTPIAEAKFDLKRLYRRSPLAFFGSLLSGALSGTWGSLGGVYSQNIGMNTTEGATLLAALLAGGAISQVPIGRLSDRIDRRLVMIGAGIFGVLACLMMTMFDADNAVAVYIAGFFVGTVLYPVYSLNVAHANDLAEPDEYVTLSSAIMILYGLGTVTGPVMAGSLMQWLGPGALIWFLATAFALYAGYAGWRISRRPDSGNQADKTDFLAVALPMQGTDVTGSPNTPDPDERLR, encoded by the coding sequence TTGATCAATAGCCTCGCCTCGATCGCCACCCTGATGTTCTCGACGCTGCTGATGATGGCCGGCTTCGGGCTGATGGGATTCATGCTGCCGATCCGCTCGATCAGCGAGGGCTGGTCCACCTTCACCATTTCCGTCATCGCCACCGGCTATACGTTCGGTTTCACGGTCTCGTGCATCGTCACGCCGATCTTCGTGCGCCGCGTCGGACATGTGCGGGTGTTCGGCGCGCTGATCACCCTGCTCACCGTGTCCATCCTGCTTTGCGCGCTGGTGGTCGAATGGTGGGCATGGATGATCTTCCGCGGCATGTCCGGTTTCGCCATTGCCGGTGCCTATCTGCTGATCGAGAGCTGGCTGAACGAACGGGTGAACAATGCCAATCGCGGCGCCCTGTTTTCTGTCTACATGGTCACCTGCCTCGTCGGCTCGATCGGCGGCCAGTATATCGTGCCGCTCGGCAACCCCGACGGACCGGAACTGTTCATGGTCTGCGCGCTGATCTTTTCGCTGGCGCTGTTTCCGGTGGCGCTGTCGACGGCCCAGTCGCCGACCCCGATCGCCGAGGCCAAGTTCGACCTGAAGCGGCTCTATCGCCGTTCTCCCCTGGCCTTCTTCGGCTCGCTGCTGTCCGGCGCGCTGTCCGGCACCTGGGGCAGCCTGGGGGGCGTCTATTCGCAGAATATCGGCATGAACACGACGGAGGGCGCAACGCTTCTGGCGGCCCTTCTCGCCGGCGGCGCCATATCGCAAGTGCCGATCGGGCGACTGTCGGACCGGATCGATCGCCGACTGGTGATGATCGGGGCCGGGATCTTCGGCGTCCTGGCCTGCCTGATGATGACGATGTTCGATGCCGACAATGCCGTCGCTGTCTATATCGCCGGTTTTTTCGTCGGCACCGTTCTCTATCCGGTCTATTCGCTGAACGTCGCCCATGCCAATGACCTGGCCGAGCCGGATGAATATGTGACGCTGTCCAGCGCCATCATGATCCTCTACGGTCTCGGCACAGTCACCGGACCGGTCATGGCGGGCTCGTTGATGCAGTGGCTTGGTCCCGGTGCGCTGATCTGGTTCCTGGCAACGGCCTTTGCGCTTTATGCGGGTTATGCCGGCTGGCGCATTTCGCGCCGCCCCGACAGTGGCAACCAGGCCGACAAGACAGACTTCCTCGCCGTTGCCCTGCCGATGCAGGGCACCGACGTCACCGGCTCGCCAAACACGCCGGACCCGGACGAGCGGCTGCGCTGA